Below is a genomic region from Henckelia pumila isolate YLH828 chromosome 3, ASM3356847v2, whole genome shotgun sequence.
CAAATTAGGATTCATCCCTTTGTTAACCAATTTTTCAAAGAGCGTTGCGGCCTCTTCAATCATGTCCCGTCTGAGGTAAAACTTTAGTAACACATTCGGTAACCGGAAATCATAAGAAGAACAACCTGTTTCCCACTCTTTAAAAATATCCTCGAGGGTTTCTTGATCCCCGAGTTTGGAAAGAGCTACAAGCATGAAAAGGTGGCTGGTGTTATTGGGGGTCTGATAAGTAGACTTAAAAGACTCCCACGCCCGTTTAACTCCAGATAGATTGTTCATATCAGAATACAACTTCAAACGGGTTCGTAAAGCTCCAAATCCAAACTTCTCCAGCGGATTCTCCATTTTCTCCATCGTTTCAAGCATATGATTGGCCTTTTCGAACAACCCACGGTTGACATATATGGTGGCTAGGTTTCCACATGTAAACAAACAACATTCCACATTATTACCTTTCATTTTCTCTAAAACTTCTTCAACAGCATCGAAATTTTCTAGAACAGCATAAGTGTTGAGCAATAAATTATAGGTATAGATGTCAAGAGCGATATGTTTCGCCTCCATTTCTTGTACCAACGAGACCACTTTCTCTGGCTGGTCCATCTTATAGTAGAGTGCAAGCATACTGTTGTAATTCACGGTGACCGCATAATTTAACTCCTTCATCTTCTCAAAGGTTTCCAAAGCCTTATCGCAGACTTTGGCATTGCAATAACAGTTAATAATCGCTCCAAAGGTTTTCTGAGTTTTGTCCGAGTCTTGAAGGCCATCGAAGTATTTTTCAGCTGAAGCTAAACCCTTCGTCTTGTGGAGGATGCCAATACATACAGCTTGATCAGAATTCTGCATCGCAACTTTACTTTTTTCCATCCAATCAAACAGCTGACATGATCATATATACATCTAAAATTTACAAGTTAAACAGAGAAACCCACACCGGCAAGATAATAAAACATGCCCATGGAGAATTATTTGGTTCGGAATCAATAGAACAAAGACCGAATCGATGTTAATTGAAAAGCACACAGGTTAAGTATAAGAAAGAAGCCTGCTCATAAAGTCCAAAACAGATTAGCTATGCTAAATTGTGAACCAGGTCAGGTTGTTCATCAATCAACGAGATTGGCTCACAGAAGTGAAAACCCATTTGTATAATCCATATTTCCAACACAAGCATCGAAGTTTCGGGAACAGAACAGAATAAAATACCTGGGAAGCGAGGTGATACTTGTTGCGATTTCGGTAATAAGCAATGAGGCTGATCAATTCGGAGCGCCGGACTACATTTCCTGCACAAACCCAGTTGTCAAGAAATTCTACAATGGCGCTTTTGGAGGATGGAGTGAGCCTCACAATTTTTTGGAACAGATGGCTTCTCTTCTTCGCCGTTTCCGATGGCTTCGCCGCCGTACACAACCAACGAGCAAATATTGACGACGATTTTGGGAGGATTCTACCAGTCGCCATTTTTCTTCCAAAGGTTCGGGCTTCGGAGTTGGACTGTGAAGTGGCCGAAGGGCTTTTTGGACTTTTTCACGGCACCGTGAAGACCCGCGGTTACCAACGACGGTTCatctatatttaaaaaaaaaacaaaaaattactgTAATATccttttttgtgtttttttgtttaacttatatatatatatatatattattttaatgatCTTAAGCTCATTCAAGTTATTAATTTTCATGTCAAATAAAAAgctattaatttaaatattttgtaactattcaaataaatatttcgacaagtttatttatttatactatatcTAATAGTTGAGCTCCTTATAGAGATGACCCAACATTTTTTACAAAATTGTCGTGCTCCTTATAGAGAGATGAAACCAacatttttctacaaaattatctttatattaaataaatatgtaaatttgATTCTATTTGTACATATTGTCCATATTTTTGTcacttaaaatttatatataagataaataacttttaaattacattatattagaaataaaaaaaatcataattaaactaattaataaaaaaataaaaaatatattatttacatGTAACATATaatgataaatatattatattaatttatacaCGCATGTGCGAGATTACATTAGTtttactaataattaaaataagggcaaCTTGAAAATAGATATCCAAGCCAAACAAAAGTTTGAGTTTAGTACCTAGAGTTGcattttccaaaaatgcccttgtcgttattttaatcatttttatttcttgaattatcaaatgtggaatcagattcaaaatctgattcacttgattcatcaagataataaatattttcatcgtcggatgaaaattcaattgtttctactggatagaatccaatagtatatatttcatCAAGAAatttaactttatttttcttttcgtttcgttttggacattcattcgcataatgtccttcttcgttgcataaccaacatgtgcaattctttcctttaccctttgggcaaggtgattttttgttatcaaattttttataaaattttcttttataaggttttctgaagaaattccttttaaatttctttttcttatagggaataaattttctattaaaagatttataaggtttattaaatttattctgtttctgtcgttttaaatgtttgtgtgacatgtttgttttgcaaccgtattccTTTACTGTGAATTctattttgtcacaacaaagtttattgttttgtttgtaagatctggatattcttttatttaatgttacttcatgacatttctttgttataacatctttaatgaatttaatagctcctcctagtgttttggcataagcgctagttaagaattcatctttactatttattggtatattaggtattttattaaaaatacttaatttataatgttcttttttaatcagcatctattaactgataatagtttgtttcataatcacatataaattcttctaaataacataaattttatagtttaatattatctagaataaaaattgctctattttgttctatattcttagctaccagattagcatcattattagaaactcctaaaaattcttggtacaaggcatcaacaaatagttcgaaatatcgatgtcctgtcatttcttgtggtagattagtaattactaggttttcatcccaagttcttactgctcctaccaatgtcatttttatcatcccatgagttaaaacttgaatattctcacttttgtctaataatggtgttaattgaatttgtactgatagttcatttgcccaatgatctatctttgattttctttctttagttgttgaacaacctaaatctaaaatattttgtttcacaaatcctgatgttttttatTCTCTAAGAATGTCTCTAACATCTTaataagatccagagtattggtctctgttgtatttaaatttttcatcatctcttccaccactaccttctacatttgTTCGTAGATTTAATTGTGGTCTAGAAATCATCTTCAGactctgattctgaaatatccatatctctgtattgttctgattcttgatgtgaatgatataatttttctgtatttactcctatttgttcagATTCAGATGAgtctgtttcactaaacatcttcatacttatgtttgccataactaaggggatttctataccatgattcaattttgaatggtgttcttcttccattttcctttttcctttatctattggaagaacttccttaagatagtttaatatttcattattatgtctttcttgttcaattattaatctagtcattgctaaatcaatatattttttgaaattcttcactaattcttgtattgatagat
It encodes:
- the LOC140892503 gene encoding pentatricopeptide repeat-containing protein At1g02370, mitochondrial-like isoform X1, which produces MATGRILPKSSSIFARWLCTAAKPSETAKKRSHLFQKIVRLTPSSKSAIVEFLDNWVCAGNVVRRSELISLIAYYRNRNKYHLASQLFDWMEKSKVAMQNSDQAVCIGILHKTKGLASAEKYFDGLQDSDKTQKTFGAIINCYCNAKVCDKALETFEKMKELNYAVTVNYNSMLALYYKMDQPEKVVSLVQEMEAKHIALDIYTYNLLLNTYAVLENFDAVEEVLEKMKGNNVECCLFTCGNLATIYVNRGLFEKANHMLETMEKMENPLEKFGFGALRTRLKLYSDMNNLSGVKRAWESFKSTYQTPNNTSHLFMLVALSKLGDQETLEDIFKEWETGCSSYDFRLPNVLLKFYLRRDMIEEAATLFEKLVNKGMNPNLSTYSLLADLCIKKGQIDSALKHLETGFDQAKKKKKGFCISEVTINLFLNYLEERCDEDRAEKFIESMRKIDGLESVCDSLLLKIKASNRAIDS
- the LOC140892503 gene encoding pentatricopeptide repeat-containing protein At1g02370, mitochondrial-like isoform X2 produces the protein MATGRILPKSSSIFARWLCTAAKPSETAKKRSHLFQKIVRLTPSSKSAIVEFLDNWVCAGNVVRRSELISLIAYYRNRNKYHLASQNSDQAVCIGILHKTKGLASAEKYFDGLQDSDKTQKTFGAIINCYCNAKVCDKALETFEKMKELNYAVTVNYNSMLALYYKMDQPEKVVSLVQEMEAKHIALDIYTYNLLLNTYAVLENFDAVEEVLEKMKGNNVECCLFTCGNLATIYVNRGLFEKANHMLETMEKMENPLEKFGFGALRTRLKLYSDMNNLSGVKRAWESFKSTYQTPNNTSHLFMLVALSKLGDQETLEDIFKEWETGCSSYDFRLPNVLLKFYLRRDMIEEAATLFEKLVNKGMNPNLSTYSLLADLCIKKGQIDSALKHLETGFDQAKKKKKGFCISEVTINLFLNYLEERCDEDRAEKFIESMRKIDGLESVCDSLLLKIKASNRAIDS